A single Nitrosospira multiformis ATCC 25196 DNA region contains:
- the dnaJ gene encoding molecular chaperone DnaJ: MSKRDYYEVLGINRDSSEDEIKKAYRRLAMKYHPDRNPDSPKAEEHFKEAKEAYEVLSDPRKRAAYDQHGHAGVDASMGGGGAQGFADAFGDIFGDLFGGRSAQANVYRGADLRYNLEISLEQAARGTETKIRIPTMDACGTCHGSGAKPGTSPTTCPTCNGHGQVRMQQGFFSIQQTCPKCHGSGKFISSPCNTCGGSGRVKHHKTLSVKIPAGVDEGDRIRLSGEGEAGVNSGPPGDLYVVIHLTPHSVFQRDHNDLHCEMPVSFTTAALGGEIEIPTLEGHAKIRIPAETQSGKIFRLRGKGIKGVRSNNPGDLLCHVVVETPVKLTPRQKELLQELEAINQEDGSRHSPRAKSWMDKVREFFAE, encoded by the coding sequence ATGAGCAAACGCGACTACTACGAAGTGCTGGGCATTAATCGCGACAGCAGCGAGGATGAAATAAAAAAGGCATATCGCAGGCTGGCGATGAAATATCATCCGGATCGCAATCCGGATAGCCCGAAAGCAGAGGAACACTTCAAGGAGGCAAAAGAGGCCTACGAGGTCCTTTCGGACCCCCGGAAGCGGGCAGCGTATGACCAGCATGGCCATGCCGGAGTGGATGCCAGCATGGGCGGCGGTGGCGCCCAGGGATTCGCTGACGCATTCGGCGATATATTCGGTGATCTTTTCGGAGGACGTAGCGCCCAAGCCAATGTCTACCGCGGAGCGGATTTGCGCTATAACCTGGAAATTTCACTGGAACAGGCGGCGCGCGGAACCGAAACGAAGATTCGCATTCCTACCATGGATGCCTGTGGCACCTGCCATGGCAGCGGCGCAAAACCTGGCACCTCACCCACCACTTGTCCTACCTGCAATGGCCATGGACAGGTGAGGATGCAACAGGGATTCTTCTCGATCCAGCAGACGTGCCCCAAGTGTCATGGCAGCGGCAAATTCATTTCCAGCCCCTGCAATACTTGTGGCGGTTCCGGTCGTGTCAAACACCATAAAACGTTATCCGTAAAAATTCCCGCGGGTGTGGATGAAGGCGATCGCATCCGCTTGTCGGGAGAAGGCGAAGCGGGTGTCAACAGCGGCCCTCCGGGAGATTTGTATGTTGTCATTCACCTGACGCCTCATTCGGTCTTCCAACGCGACCACAACGATCTGCACTGCGAAATGCCCGTCAGTTTCACGACCGCAGCGCTGGGGGGTGAGATCGAAATTCCCACGCTGGAAGGGCATGCAAAAATCCGGATACCGGCGGAAACACAAAGCGGAAAAATCTTCCGGTTGCGCGGCAAAGGTATCAAGGGTGTGCGCAGCAATAATCCGGGCGACCTCTTGTGTCATGTCGTGGTGGAGACGCCAGTCAAGCTTACCCCTCGACAGAAAGAACTGTTGCAGGAGCTGGAAGCCATCAATCAGGAAGACGGTTCTCGCCACAGCCCGCGCGCAAAATCCTGGATGGACAAGGTCCGGGAATTTTTTGCGGAATGA
- the phoR gene encoding phosphate regulon sensor histidine kinase PhoR → MSGFWGHFANLVLIAVVSGVLMTVSGAAAALTFYVVVLFLLVLRHSHNLKRLDRWLRSEEAVLPDSSGRWGDVFARLARLMRDQKQTHQNLSSALERLRSATSAMPEGVVILDEMDRIEWCNPVAEKHLGINASLDTGQHITHLMRQTQFAEYLAARNYKEPLVIKQPRQHELTLSLQFVPYGDKQKLLLSRDITKLERIQTMRRDFVANVSHELRTPLTVIGGFLETLSDDNQPDPDTRKWALELMSEQTRRMQSLVEDLLTLSRLENTENQVREEHVNIPEMLRTLYEEAKSLSGGHHRITLELDTTTKLLGNLFDLRSAFINLISNAIRYTPDGGNITLRWAIQDGKGVFSVQDTGIGIEPEHISRLTERFYRVDRGRSRETGGTGLGLAIVKHVLSGHQAKLEITSEPGKGSRFSAVFPATRLLIQQGE, encoded by the coding sequence GTGTCCGGTTTCTGGGGGCATTTTGCCAATCTCGTACTGATTGCCGTTGTAAGCGGAGTACTGATGACTGTGTCCGGCGCAGCCGCGGCGCTGACATTTTATGTCGTTGTTCTGTTCCTGCTGGTCCTGCGCCACTCGCACAATCTGAAGCGCCTGGACCGCTGGCTTCGTAGTGAAGAAGCTGTGCTACCCGACAGCTCCGGCAGATGGGGAGATGTATTCGCGCGCCTGGCCCGGCTCATGCGCGATCAAAAACAAACCCACCAAAACCTCAGTTCCGCTCTGGAGCGCCTGCGGAGCGCCACCTCAGCCATGCCCGAGGGAGTGGTCATCCTCGATGAAATGGACCGCATCGAATGGTGCAATCCAGTGGCCGAAAAACATCTGGGCATCAATGCCAGTCTCGATACCGGGCAGCATATCACGCATCTGATGCGTCAAACCCAGTTCGCGGAATATCTTGCCGCGCGGAATTACAAGGAACCCCTGGTGATCAAACAACCGCGGCAGCACGAGTTGACGCTCTCGCTGCAGTTCGTTCCTTATGGCGACAAGCAGAAACTGCTCCTCAGCCGTGATATAACCAAGCTTGAAAGAATCCAGACCATGCGCCGCGATTTTGTCGCCAACGTCTCGCATGAACTGCGCACGCCTTTGACCGTCATCGGTGGGTTTCTCGAAACGCTGTCGGACGATAATCAACCCGATCCCGATACCCGCAAATGGGCATTGGAATTGATGAGCGAGCAGACGCGACGCATGCAAAGCCTGGTGGAGGATCTGTTGACTCTGTCGAGGCTCGAGAATACGGAAAACCAGGTGCGCGAGGAGCACGTCAACATACCGGAAATGTTGCGAACGCTGTATGAGGAAGCGAAATCCCTGAGTGGAGGACACCATCGCATCACGCTCGAGCTCGATACAACCACAAAACTCCTGGGCAACCTGTTTGACCTGCGCAGCGCCTTCATCAATCTGATCAGCAATGCCATACGCTATACTCCTGATGGAGGGAATATAACGCTGCGCTGGGCAATTCAGGACGGGAAAGGTGTATTTTCGGTGCAGGACACGGGGATAGGGATTGAACCCGAACATATCTCGCGCCTGACGGAGCGTTTTTATCGCGTCGACCGTGGCCGATCGCGTGAAACCGGAGGCACCGGCCTCGGTCTTGCCATTGTCAAGCACGTGCTCAGCGGTCACCAGGCGAAGCTGGAAATTACCAGCGAACCGGGCAAAGGCAGTCGCTTCAGCGCAGTGTTTCCGGCTACCCGGCTTCTGATACAGCAAGGTGAGTAA
- a CDS encoding MFS transporter codes for MSPSSSSEKLSPPEIRAIAGLASIYGLRMLGMFIILPVFAFYAEHLPGGDNYTLVGIALGAYGLTQAILQVPFGWLSDRFGRKPVIYGGLLLFALGSFVAAAATDIYWVIAGRVIQGAGAISAAVMALAADLTREEHRTKAMAAIGMTIGTTFALSLVIAPSLNRMIGVPGIFFMTGVLVLLAMIVVSRVVPNPTDRRFHSDTEASAGGIFNVLRNPELLRLDFGVFALHAVLMALWLVVPLSLRQAGLAADHHWQIYFPALVISMLLIIPVIIYSEKKAKLKQVFVISVAVLLVSQILLAYTFDSIWGTAGALLVFFTAFNLLEATLPSLISKIAPVGAKGTAIGVYSSVQFLGTFIGASAGGYLYQHYGSTALFAFCGALLMLWLIFAVTMKAPAAVRTRMYHVQVMDTGTAHGLSRQLAALPGVHEALVLASEGVAYLKVDMRGFDEQGVAQLLGGEA; via the coding sequence ATGTCCCCCTCATCGTCTTCCGAGAAACTGTCACCCCCAGAGATACGCGCGATCGCGGGCCTGGCGAGTATTTACGGCCTCCGCATGCTGGGAATGTTCATCATTCTCCCGGTATTCGCGTTTTACGCCGAACATCTGCCGGGAGGCGACAATTACACGCTGGTCGGGATTGCACTGGGCGCGTACGGGTTGACGCAGGCGATATTGCAGGTTCCGTTCGGCTGGCTGTCTGATCGCTTCGGCCGCAAACCGGTGATTTATGGCGGCCTGCTCCTGTTCGCCCTGGGCAGTTTTGTCGCAGCCGCAGCAACGGATATTTACTGGGTAATCGCTGGCCGTGTCATCCAGGGAGCAGGGGCGATTTCGGCGGCTGTGATGGCGCTTGCCGCGGATCTCACACGCGAAGAACACCGCACCAAGGCAATGGCGGCGATCGGCATGACGATAGGAACTACCTTCGCGCTGTCTCTGGTCATTGCGCCGTCGCTCAACCGCATGATTGGCGTGCCCGGAATTTTCTTCATGACAGGGGTGCTGGTGCTGCTGGCGATGATCGTAGTTTCGCGGGTGGTTCCCAACCCGACAGACAGGCGGTTCCATTCGGATACGGAAGCGTCCGCAGGGGGAATTTTTAATGTCCTCCGAAATCCGGAACTGTTGCGCCTCGATTTTGGTGTCTTCGCATTGCACGCCGTACTGATGGCCCTATGGCTGGTGGTACCGCTATCGCTGCGGCAGGCAGGGCTGGCAGCGGATCATCACTGGCAAATCTATTTTCCCGCGCTGGTCATTTCCATGCTGCTGATCATTCCAGTGATCATCTATAGCGAAAAGAAGGCAAAGCTAAAGCAAGTGTTTGTCATATCCGTCGCTGTGCTGCTGGTAAGCCAGATCCTGCTGGCCTATACATTCGATTCGATATGGGGCACTGCGGGTGCGCTGCTGGTATTCTTCACCGCCTTCAATCTGCTGGAAGCGACGCTGCCTTCGCTCATTTCCAAGATCGCTCCCGTAGGGGCAAAAGGCACCGCCATCGGGGTCTATAGCAGTGTCCAGTTCCTGGGTACGTTTATTGGTGCCAGCGCCGGGGGCTATCTCTATCAGCATTACGGAAGTACCGCACTGTTTGCATTCTGCGGGGCGCTTCTCATGTTGTGGCTGATATTTGCCGTTACCATGAAGGCGCCCGCAGCTGTTCGTACCAGGATGTACCACGTGCAGGTAATGGATACCGGCACCGCCCACGGGCTTTCGCGGCAACTGGCGGCGCTGCCCGGTGTGCATGAGGCGCTGGTGCTTGCGAGCGAAGGGGTGGCTTACCTGAAAGTAGATATGCGTGGTTTTGATGAGCAGGGCGTTGCTCAATTACTTGGAGGGGAAGCATAA
- a CDS encoding SCO family protein, translated as MKNISKIRSGIYRKYFSAMLAILLLAASAGSEATTVLLRRPIPLLPEAAVRLNQVHAGKDPGRWQLIVFGFAHCKDVCPASLANLSMLVKAGAAERIRLSGLFVTIDPDRDTDATLSQYIKAFGTDLGYLRLEGGELERFKAAFSVETAFYTKNAGNMQNYQVDHSTTAFLIDPAGNIRVIFDALTDATDIEDLFRKNRTLFES; from the coding sequence ATGAAAAACATCAGCAAAATCCGCTCGGGAATATACCGGAAATACTTCAGCGCCATGCTGGCAATCTTGCTTCTGGCAGCGAGTGCCGGAAGCGAGGCGACTACAGTTCTCCTGCGCCGCCCGATACCCTTGCTTCCCGAGGCTGCCGTCCGGTTGAATCAGGTCCATGCGGGCAAAGATCCCGGGAGGTGGCAATTGATCGTTTTCGGGTTTGCCCACTGCAAGGATGTCTGTCCGGCGTCGCTCGCCAATCTCTCCATGCTGGTCAAAGCTGGCGCCGCCGAACGGATCAGGCTCAGTGGACTCTTTGTAACAATAGATCCGGACCGGGACACCGACGCAACGCTGTCACAGTACATCAAGGCCTTCGGAACCGACCTTGGTTATTTGCGGCTCGAGGGTGGGGAACTGGAGCGCTTCAAGGCCGCTTTCAGTGTGGAAACCGCCTTCTATACGAAAAATGCCGGGAACATGCAGAATTATCAGGTGGATCATAGCACTACTGCGTTTCTGATCGATCCCGCCGGAAATATCAGGGTGATATTCGATGCATTGACGGACGCCACCGATATAGAAGATTTATTTCGCAAGAACAGGACATTGTTTGAATCATGA
- the uvrA gene encoding excinuclease ABC subunit UvrA, whose protein sequence is MELIKIRGARTHNLKNINLDLPRNKLVVITGLSGSGKSSLAFDTLYAEGQRRYVESLSAYARQFLQLMEKPDVDLIEGLSPAIAIEQKATSHNPRSTVGTVTEIHDYLRLLFARVGDPQCPDHGITLTVQSVSQMVDHVLRLPPDTRLMILAPLVVGRKGEQVELIDELRAQGFIRLRIDGKVYEIDALPKLQKNQKHTIEVVIDRLKVSPDSKQRLAESFETALRHAEGRALAVEMDSGAEHLFSARFSCPICSYSLPELEPRLFSFNNPMGACPKCDGLGRITFFDPKRIVAFPHLSLAAGAIKGWDRRNQFYHQLLASLASHYDFDLEIPFEQLNSHIQDLILNGSGNEKITFSYLNENGSRNYRKHTFEGILPNLERRYKETDSVTVREELAKYLNSQLCPECAGTRLRREARHVHVGGMAIYEINALPLKEAKVFFDQVTLTGHKLAIAEKIIKEISSRISFLNNVGLDYLSLDRSADTLSGGESQRIRLASQIGSGLTGVMYVLDEPSIGLHQRDNSRLLKTLKNLRDLGNSVIVVEHDQDAILTADHVIDMGPGAGEHGGAIIAQGTPEAIQRDAGSLTGKYLSGELTISTPEKRTEPKNDRWLRIEGASGNNLKNVTLNLPVGLFVCVTGVSGSGKSTLINETLYQAAARHLYGSATEPAPYQNLEGLAFFDKVISVDQSPIGRTPRSNPATYTGLFTPIRELFAGVPQARERGYGPGRFSFNVKGGRCEACQGDGMIKVEMHFLPDIYVSCDVCHGKRYNRETLEIQYKGKNIHEILQMTVEQAHEFFSPVPVVARKLQTLLDVGLGYISLGQSATTLSGGEAQRVKLSLELSKRDTGRTLYILDEPTTGLHFQDIDLLLKVLHRLRDHGNTVVVIEHNLDVIKTADWIIDLGPEGGEGGGEIIAQGPPEEIAANERSFTGHHLRGMLENLHATA, encoded by the coding sequence ATGGAACTCATCAAGATCCGCGGTGCGCGCACGCACAACCTCAAAAACATCAACCTCGACTTGCCGCGCAACAAGCTTGTCGTCATTACGGGCCTGTCCGGCTCGGGCAAGTCTTCGCTGGCGTTCGACACGCTCTATGCGGAAGGCCAACGGCGTTATGTGGAATCGCTCTCAGCGTACGCCCGCCAGTTCCTGCAATTGATGGAAAAACCGGATGTCGATCTGATTGAAGGATTATCGCCCGCCATAGCCATAGAGCAGAAGGCGACTTCCCATAACCCGCGTTCGACTGTCGGCACTGTCACTGAAATACATGATTACCTGCGCCTGCTTTTCGCACGGGTAGGAGATCCGCAGTGCCCCGATCATGGCATCACGCTGACTGTGCAGAGCGTTTCCCAGATGGTCGATCATGTGCTGCGACTGCCGCCGGATACCCGGCTGATGATACTTGCTCCACTGGTAGTGGGGCGCAAGGGCGAGCAGGTGGAGTTGATCGATGAACTGCGCGCGCAGGGCTTCATCCGGCTGCGGATCGACGGGAAAGTATACGAAATCGACGCCCTGCCCAAGCTGCAAAAAAACCAGAAGCATACGATCGAGGTGGTAATCGACAGGCTCAAGGTTTCACCGGATTCGAAGCAGCGGTTGGCGGAATCATTCGAAACCGCCCTGCGCCACGCCGAGGGGCGCGCACTGGCGGTAGAGATGGATTCCGGGGCAGAGCATCTTTTTTCAGCCAGGTTCAGTTGCCCGATATGCAGCTATTCGCTGCCCGAACTCGAACCCCGTCTGTTTTCGTTCAACAACCCCATGGGCGCCTGCCCCAAATGCGATGGCCTGGGCAGAATCACCTTCTTCGATCCCAAACGGATCGTCGCGTTTCCGCATCTGTCACTGGCGGCCGGCGCCATCAAGGGATGGGACAGGCGCAACCAGTTTTATCATCAATTACTGGCGAGCCTGGCCAGTCATTACGATTTTGATCTGGAAATACCTTTCGAGCAATTGAACAGCCATATTCAGGATCTCATCCTGAATGGATCCGGCAATGAAAAAATCACGTTTTCGTATCTGAACGAAAACGGATCGAGAAATTATCGCAAGCATACGTTCGAGGGAATCCTTCCCAACCTGGAACGGCGCTACAAGGAAACCGATTCAGTTACCGTACGCGAGGAACTGGCGAAATACCTGAATTCCCAGCTCTGCCCTGAATGTGCCGGAACCCGCTTGCGGCGGGAAGCTCGCCATGTGCATGTAGGCGGCATGGCAATATATGAAATCAACGCTTTGCCGCTGAAAGAAGCAAAGGTTTTTTTCGACCAGGTGACGCTGACCGGGCATAAGCTTGCCATTGCAGAGAAGATCATCAAGGAAATCTCAAGCCGTATATCATTTCTCAACAATGTCGGACTGGACTACCTGTCGCTGGATCGCTCCGCCGATACCTTGTCCGGAGGGGAATCCCAGCGCATCCGGCTTGCCAGCCAGATCGGATCAGGTCTCACCGGTGTGATGTATGTGCTCGATGAGCCTTCCATCGGCCTGCACCAGCGGGACAACAGCCGCCTGCTGAAAACCCTCAAGAATCTGCGCGATCTCGGCAACAGCGTGATCGTGGTGGAACACGATCAGGATGCAATACTGACCGCCGATCACGTGATAGACATGGGTCCGGGAGCCGGTGAGCATGGTGGAGCCATTATCGCTCAGGGTACGCCGGAAGCTATCCAGCGCGACGCCGGTTCCCTTACCGGAAAATACCTTTCGGGCGAATTGACCATAAGCACGCCCGAAAAACGCACCGAACCGAAAAATGACCGCTGGCTGCGGATTGAAGGCGCATCCGGAAACAACCTGAAAAACGTCACCCTGAACCTGCCCGTGGGATTGTTCGTTTGCGTTACCGGTGTATCCGGCTCGGGTAAATCCACTCTCATCAACGAAACGCTCTATCAAGCCGCTGCCCGGCATCTTTATGGCAGCGCAACAGAACCCGCTCCCTATCAGAATCTGGAAGGACTGGCGTTTTTCGACAAAGTGATCAGCGTGGACCAAAGCCCCATCGGACGCACGCCACGCTCGAATCCAGCCACTTATACCGGCTTGTTCACTCCGATCCGGGAGTTATTTGCGGGTGTGCCGCAGGCGCGGGAACGCGGCTATGGACCGGGGCGGTTTTCGTTCAATGTGAAGGGGGGGCGTTGCGAAGCCTGCCAGGGTGACGGCATGATCAAGGTGGAAATGCACTTTCTCCCCGATATCTATGTATCGTGCGATGTCTGCCACGGCAAGCGCTACAACCGCGAAACGCTGGAGATTCAATACAAGGGAAAAAACATTCATGAAATCCTGCAGATGACGGTAGAGCAGGCGCATGAATTTTTCAGTCCCGTACCCGTGGTGGCGCGCAAGCTCCAGACCTTGCTGGATGTCGGCCTGGGTTACATCAGCCTGGGCCAATCGGCAACGACGCTTTCAGGCGGCGAAGCGCAACGGGTGAAACTGTCGCTGGAGCTCTCCAAACGGGATACCGGACGTACGCTCTACATTCTGGATGAACCCACCACCGGGCTTCATTTCCAGGATATCGACCTCCTGCTCAAAGTGTTGCATCGATTGCGCGACCATGGCAATACAGTGGTCGTGATCGAACACAACCTGGATGTGATCAAGACTGCGGACTGGATTATCGATCTCGGCCCCGAAGGCGGCGAAGGGGGCGGTGAAATCATCGCACAGGGTCCGCCGGAGGAAATAGCAGCGAATGAAAGAAGCTTTACCGGGCATCACCTCAGGGGCATGCTGGAGAATCTTCACGCGACCGCCTGA
- the phoB gene encoding phosphate regulon transcriptional regulator PhoB, giving the protein MAATILVVEDEPAIQELISYSLRQAKHTVSSTKNAEEAMKIINHTLPDLVLLDWMLPGMSGADFARMLRRAARTKDIPIIMLTARADESDKVTGLESGADDYITKPFSPRELLARIKAVLRRRAPEAADDVVEIGGLRLDSATHRVTANEIEVVLGPTEFRLLHYLMTHSERVHSRSQLLDQVWGDHVFVEDRTVDVHIRRLRKALENVDKDGLVQTVRGSGYRLSAGQAVNAG; this is encoded by the coding sequence ATGGCAGCAACGATACTGGTGGTGGAAGATGAACCCGCGATCCAGGAGCTGATCTCATATAGTCTTCGGCAGGCCAAGCATACGGTTTCCTCGACAAAAAACGCAGAGGAAGCCATGAAAATCATCAATCATACGCTACCCGACCTGGTGCTCCTGGATTGGATGCTGCCCGGGATGAGTGGCGCCGATTTTGCCCGCATGCTGCGGCGCGCTGCCCGCACAAAGGATATTCCCATTATTATGCTCACCGCCCGTGCGGACGAGAGCGACAAGGTGACCGGCCTGGAAAGCGGCGCCGACGATTACATTACCAAGCCTTTTTCGCCCCGGGAACTGCTGGCGAGAATCAAGGCCGTGCTACGGCGGCGCGCTCCCGAAGCCGCCGACGATGTTGTGGAGATCGGTGGACTGCGCCTGGATTCGGCCACCCATCGCGTCACTGCGAATGAGATTGAAGTCGTGCTCGGGCCCACCGAATTCCGCTTGCTGCACTATCTCATGACTCATTCCGAACGGGTACATAGCCGTTCCCAATTGCTCGATCAGGTATGGGGCGATCATGTATTTGTCGAGGACCGTACCGTGGATGTGCATATCCGCCGCCTGCGCAAGGCCCTCGAAAACGTCGACAAGGATGGACTGGTGCAGACAGTGCGGGGCTCCGGCTATCGCCTTTCGGCAGGTCAAGCAGTGAACGCGGGATGA
- a CDS encoding glycerate kinase type-2 family protein: protein MNARALLLNSFEAALAAADPLRVVSPHLASVSSCALAVKQHEGCIRDHIRGHVEGRALVVGAGKAAAAMAQAVETHWPQEMPLSGIVLTRYGHGLPLERIRLIEAGHPLPDESGEQGARAILAEIEKLGAGDFLLCLLSGGGSSLLSVPVTGISLNDLRDVTTQLLRSGAAIQEINTVRKHLSATAGGRLAALSRAPVLALIISDVTGDDPTHIASGPCAPDPTTFSDALAILEHYKINASAAVTETLRAGVEGRLRETPKPGEAVFDQVENRVIATAHASLVAAAEYFCAQGIPAVVLGDSVTGEAREVAKVFAAMAKEVRQYGRPWKRPVALISGGETTVTLRENEQGYKKEGRGGRNTTFLLSLAIELNGAANIYALACDTDGIDGTENNAGALITPDSLRRATDQRMNPSSLLTCNNAYAFFEALGDLVTTGPTRTNVNDYRVILIL from the coding sequence ATGAATGCTCGGGCACTCCTGCTCAACAGCTTCGAGGCCGCGCTCGCCGCAGCCGATCCGTTGCGTGTCGTATCCCCGCATCTTGCTTCCGTATCATCGTGCGCGCTTGCAGTCAAACAGCATGAAGGCTGCATTAGGGACCATATCAGGGGCCATGTCGAGGGACGAGCCCTGGTGGTAGGTGCAGGCAAGGCTGCGGCGGCAATGGCGCAGGCTGTGGAAACCCATTGGCCTCAAGAGATGCCTTTGAGCGGAATCGTACTCACCCGCTATGGTCACGGCCTGCCCCTCGAGCGAATCCGGTTGATAGAAGCAGGCCATCCGCTGCCCGACGAAAGCGGGGAGCAAGGGGCTCGTGCCATTCTGGCGGAAATAGAAAAACTGGGAGCTGGCGATTTCCTGCTGTGCTTGCTGAGTGGGGGCGGCTCCAGTCTTCTGTCGGTACCGGTAACCGGCATATCGCTCAATGATCTCCGCGATGTCACTACCCAACTGCTGCGCAGCGGTGCAGCCATCCAGGAAATCAATACTGTACGAAAGCATCTCTCTGCGACAGCGGGCGGGCGATTGGCGGCTTTGAGCCGTGCGCCGGTATTGGCGCTGATCATTTCCGATGTGACAGGAGACGATCCGACCCATATTGCTTCCGGCCCCTGCGCACCTGATCCCACGACGTTCTCCGATGCGCTCGCCATACTCGAACACTATAAAATCAATGCCTCGGCAGCCGTGACGGAAACGTTGCGTGCAGGAGTGGAAGGCAGGCTCAGGGAGACGCCCAAACCAGGGGAGGCCGTTTTCGATCAAGTGGAAAACCGGGTGATTGCAACAGCGCATGCTTCACTCGTGGCAGCTGCAGAATATTTTTGTGCCCAAGGAATTCCAGCTGTAGTGCTGGGAGATTCCGTTACCGGGGAAGCACGCGAGGTGGCGAAGGTCTTCGCCGCGATGGCGAAGGAAGTGCGGCAATATGGGCGGCCGTGGAAGCGGCCGGTAGCCCTGATCTCAGGAGGCGAAACGACAGTCACATTGCGGGAAAATGAACAAGGATATAAGAAGGAGGGACGGGGGGGCCGCAATACCACGTTCCTGCTGTCGCTCGCTATCGAGCTGAACGGTGCCGCAAACATCTATGCGCTCGCATGCGATACCGATGGCATAGACGGTACTGAAAACAATGCAGGCGCGCTCATCACCCCGGACTCCCTCAGGCGTGCCACCGATCAGCGCATGAACCCTTCATCCTTGCTGACCTGTAATAATGCCTATGCCTTCTTTGAAGCACTGGGCGATCTGGTCACGACCGGCCCGACCCGAACCAACGTCAACGACTACCGCGTCATACTGATTTTGTAA
- the ssb gene encoding single-stranded DNA-binding protein, which produces MASVNKVILIGNLGKDPETRYMPNGDAVTNITVATTETWKDKNGEKQEKTEWHRVTFYRKLAEIAGEYLKKGRSVYVEGRLETRKWTDKSGVERYTTDVIATDMKMLGSKPGGASYEAPEREEGGFAPSSSGGRAPARSSTGFDDMDDDIPF; this is translated from the coding sequence ATGGCATCAGTCAACAAAGTCATACTCATCGGCAACCTCGGCAAGGATCCCGAGACGCGCTATATGCCGAACGGTGACGCGGTGACGAACATCACCGTGGCAACCACCGAGACCTGGAAAGACAAGAACGGCGAAAAGCAGGAAAAAACCGAGTGGCATCGCGTCACCTTCTACCGCAAGCTGGCTGAGATCGCAGGCGAATACCTCAAGAAAGGACGCTCCGTCTATGTCGAAGGACGACTCGAAACGCGCAAATGGACCGACAAGTCGGGTGTCGAACGCTATACCACCGATGTCATCGCCACCGATATGAAAATGCTTGGCAGCAAACCCGGCGGAGCCAGCTATGAAGCTCCGGAGAGGGAAGAGGGCGGATTCGCGCCGAGTTCATCCGGCGGCAGGGCGCCTGCCAGAAGCAGCACCGGGTTTGATGATATGGATGATGATATTCCGTTCTGA
- a CDS encoding NUDIX domain-containing protein: protein MSRTRPEHPDLTETTVSSQKVFEGDLLHVYQDHARLPDGKVKIREYIAHPGAVVIIPLLDNGELVLERQFRYPLHRDFYELPAGKIDSGEDPLACAQRELLEETGYTAKSWRYITTLHPCIGYSNEKLIYYLAQELTFEGANLDDGEYLEIFTLPPAEALEWIKEGKITDNKSVSGLFWAEKILRGEWAVKE, encoded by the coding sequence ATGTCCAGAACCCGGCCTGAACATCCCGACCTTACCGAGACCACCGTCAGCAGTCAGAAGGTTTTTGAAGGCGACCTCCTGCATGTCTATCAGGACCATGCACGCCTCCCAGACGGCAAAGTGAAAATACGCGAGTACATCGCCCACCCTGGCGCGGTGGTCATTATCCCATTGCTCGACAATGGCGAACTGGTGCTGGAACGTCAGTTCCGCTACCCGCTGCATCGGGATTTTTACGAATTGCCCGCTGGAAAAATCGACTCCGGGGAGGATCCACTTGCATGCGCGCAACGGGAACTGCTGGAAGAAACCGGTTATACAGCGAAAAGCTGGCGTTATATCACTACCCTGCATCCCTGCATCGGTTACTCGAATGAAAAACTGATCTACTATCTCGCACAGGAACTCACCTTTGAGGGGGCAAACCTCGATGATGGAGAATACCTGGAGATATTTACCCTGCCGCCGGCAGAAGCACTGGAATGGATAAAGGAAGGAAAAATTACCGACAATAAATCGGTGTCAGGTTTGTTCTGGGCGGAGAAGATATTGAGAGGCGAGTGGGCAGTAAAGGAATAG